A genomic stretch from Ooceraea biroi isolate clonal line C1 chromosome 3, Obir_v5.4, whole genome shotgun sequence includes:
- the LOC105283190 gene encoding biogenesis of lysosome-related organelles complex 1 subunit 2 — protein sequence MDPSKEEAQGEPALMENLSVEQNSRCESPKRGTTLSTSTSSFEALDPHDPNLSRLANTMFQKTGEYLQEELTATHADYRLLERLNKETIAKYTELKIISSNVVQSLDSLNDKYQKLQPILDNINQIDDSVSKLEQAAYKLAAYSKRLEAKFKDLEKDIKSK from the coding sequence ATGGATCCATCAAAGGAAGAGGCACAAGGTGAGCCAGCACTGATGGAAAACCTATCAGTGGAGCAGAATTCGAGATGTGAATCACCGAAACGCGGCACTACGCTCTCCACCAGCACCAGCAGTTTCGAGGCACTGGATCCGCACGATCCGAATCTGAGTCGTCTAGCGAACACGATGTTCCAGAAGACTGGTGAATATTTACAGGAGGAGCTGACTGCTACCCACGCGGATTACCGTTTACTGGAACGTTTGAACAAGGAAACCATTGCCAAGTACACGGAGCTGAAAATTATCTCATCAAACGTGGTACAATCGTTGGACTCACTGAATGACAAATATCAAAAGCTCCAGCCGATTTTGGACAATATTAACCAGATTGATGACAGTGTCAGCAAATTAGAGCAAGCTGCGTATAAACTCGCAGCATATTCCAAACGACTGGAGGCTAAATTCAAAGATCTggagaaagatataaaaagcaagtga
- the LOC105283191 gene encoding elongin-C isoform X2, whose protein sequence is MSTDVNMQGEKQESGPVYGGCEGPNAMYVKLVSSDGHEFIVKREHALTSGTIKAMLSGPGQFAENEANEVNFREIPSHVLQKVCMYFTYKVRYTNSSTEIPEFPIAPEIALELLMAGNFLDC, encoded by the exons ATGTCAACCGATGTAAACATGCAAGGGGAAAAG cAAGAAAGCGGTCCTGTTTATGGAGGTTGCGAAGGACCGAATGCAATGTACGTGAAGCTCGTCAGCAGCGACGGACACGAATTTATCGTTAAAAGAGAACACGCGTTAACAAGCGGCACTATTAAGGCGATGTTAAGCGGTCCGGGTCAGTTTGCGGAAAACGAAGCCAATGAAGTTAATTTTCGAGAAATTCC ATCTCACGTGTTGCAAAAGGTCTGCATGTATTTCACTTACAAAGTTCGCTACACAAACAGCAGTACAGAGATACCAGAGTTTCCTATTGCACCTGAAATCGCTCTAGAACTGTTAATGGCTGGAAATTTCTTAGACTGCTAA
- the LOC105283191 gene encoding elongin-C isoform X1: MSTDVNMQGEKPDGETSVDKTEEEEGRSSNDLHVQESGPVYGGCEGPNAMYVKLVSSDGHEFIVKREHALTSGTIKAMLSGPGQFAENEANEVNFREIPSHVLQKVCMYFTYKVRYTNSSTEIPEFPIAPEIALELLMAGNFLDC, from the exons ATGTCAACCGATGTAAACATGCAAGGGGAAAAG CCCGATGGAGAAACGAGTGTCGATAAAACCGAGGAAGAAGAGGGCAGATCGTCTAACGACCTGCATGTG cAAGAAAGCGGTCCTGTTTATGGAGGTTGCGAAGGACCGAATGCAATGTACGTGAAGCTCGTCAGCAGCGACGGACACGAATTTATCGTTAAAAGAGAACACGCGTTAACAAGCGGCACTATTAAGGCGATGTTAAGCGGTCCGGGTCAGTTTGCGGAAAACGAAGCCAATGAAGTTAATTTTCGAGAAATTCC ATCTCACGTGTTGCAAAAGGTCTGCATGTATTTCACTTACAAAGTTCGCTACACAAACAGCAGTACAGAGATACCAGAGTTTCCTATTGCACCTGAAATCGCTCTAGAACTGTTAATGGCTGGAAATTTCTTAGACTGCTAA
- the LOC105283188 gene encoding UDP-glucose 4-epimerase, producing the protein MTSKSWNVLVTGGAGYIGSHTVLELLQADFRVVVIDNLSNAHKDLNSEKPECLFRVEKLTNKNITFLNCDITNIDDLRSVFRKHTFHCVIHFAALKAVGESCQKPLEYYKVNVSGTINLLEVMRENNVKHLIYSSSATVYGVPEKLPLVENMRTGNCTNPYGKTKFMVEEILKDLCTSDKEFSIISLRYFNPVGAHPSGQIGEDPSGIPNNLMPYIAQVSVGKRDMLYVYGNDYDTSDGTGVRDYIHIMDLALGHVKAMIYQNTRNAKGFKPINLGTGKGYSVLEVIHAFERACGKKIPYKIVERRSGDISASYADASIANKELDWIATKDMDDMCADTWKWQQNNPNGYKH; encoded by the exons ATGACAAGCAAATCATGGAATGTTCTGGTGACGGGAGGTGCTGGTTACATTGGTTCTCACACAGTCTTGGAATTATTGCAAGCAGACTTTCGGGTGGTGGTAATAGACAACCTTAGTAATGCGCACAAAG ATTTAAATTCCGAGAAACCGGAATGCCTTTTTAGAGTAGAAAAACTGACAAATAAGAATATTACATTTCTTAACTGTGATATCACAAATATTGATGATCTAAGAAGCGTGTTTCGAAag CACACTTTTCATTGTGTCATACATTTTGCTGCGTTAAAGGCGGTTGGTGAATCATGCCAGAAACCACTCGAATACTACAAGGTCAACGTCAGTGGAACGATAAATTTGTTGGAAGTTATGCGAGAAAACAATGTAAAACATCTCATTTATTCAAGCAGTGCCACAGTTTATGGTGTACCCGAGAAGCTCCCTTTGGTGGAAAACATGAGAACTGGCAATTGCACGAATCCCTATGGAAAGACAAAATTTATGGTTGAGGAAATATTAAAGGATTTGTGCACATCGGACAag GAATTCTCTATTATatctttgagatattttaatccgGTTGGCGCGCATCCGTCAGGTCAAATTGGAGAAGATCCCAGTGgcattccaaataatttaatgcccTACATTGCGCAAGTCTCCGTTGGAAAAAGAGACATGTTGTATGTTTATGGTAATGATTACGATACATCTGATGGTACAG GTGTACGTGATTACATCCATATCATGGATCTGGCACTAGGACATGTAAAAGCCATGATTTATCAAAACACTCGTAATGCAAAAGGATTCAAGCCAATAAATCTCGGTACTGGGAAGGGCTACTCTGTGCTAGAAGTTATACACGCGTTTGAGAGGGCATGCGGGAAAAAGATACCCTATAAAATAGTCGAACGCCGATCGGGTGACATATCCGCGAGTTACGCGGATGCTAGCATCGCCAATAAAGAACTAGACTGGATTGCTACAAAAGATATGGATGACATGT GTGCAGATACGTGGAAATGGCAACAAAATAATCCAAATGGTTATAaacattga